In Halobacteroides halobius DSM 5150, the genomic window CAAGCATTTACTGATACTCCTAAAAGTTTTAGTGGAACAATAGATGATATTTTGAATCTTAAATTGAATGATAATTTTAATCGAGCTTTATTAATTGCTACTTTAAATTCAATTACTAAGTATTTAGATATTACTTGTGACACTATTCATTGTAAAGATGATGAGCCAGAAAATTGTGGAGAAGAAATAGCAACTAGAATAGCAACTGAGTATAAGGTGGATAATAAAATAGGAATTATTGGTTTTCAACCGGCTATTATCGAAAATATTGTGCAAATGTTTGATGCAGAAAAAGTAAGAGTTACTGATTTAAATCCAGATAATATTAATACTATAATAGCAGGAGTTAAAGTTTGGGATGGGAAAGAAAAAACAGAAAAGTTAGTTAAAGAAAGTGATCTTGTGTTAGCTACTGGTTCAACAGTAGTTAATAATTCATTAGAGGAGATTATAAATCTAACAGAGAATTATAATAAAAAGTTAATTTTATTTGGAACTACTATTGCTGGGACTGCTGCTTTATTAGAATTAGATAGAATATGCCCTTATAGTTGTTAAATTATTTATAGGAGGAATTGAATTGGAAGAATTAGTTACTAATTTAAAAGCGATAGCTGATGCAAACCGATTAAAATTATTAGCTTTATTATTAAATAAAGACTATTGTGTTAAAGCATTAGCTAAGGAATTAGAAATTTCTGAATCGGCTGTCTCTCAACATTTAAAAAAACTTCGAGAAGCTGGTCTAGTAATTGGAATAAAGAAGGGATATTGGGTTCATTATTCAGCTAAGGATGAAAAATTAGTAACTTTAGCTGATAAACTTAAAAATCTTTCTTCTTTTGTTGACCATCAAGATAACAGTTGTTGTAAAAATCAATAATTATAAAACCAGATTATAAAGTTATAAGAGTAGAATTAAATGTAAGAAAAGATATTATGGCTACTATGTTAAATACACTATTATTAGTTCCATTACATTGTACTGGATTTAAAACTGTAAAAGCAATGATGCAGAAATTTAAGGATAAAGTAAAGTTAGGTCAAGTAGGAGAAAAGTTTATTTTTTAATAAATGAAATCAAGTAGTTAATCTAAGTTGATATCTTCTAATAATCTATGATATAATTTAAGAAAAAATGGAGATGATAATATGGTTCGCCCTACTAAAAAGCGAAGAGTAGAATATATACCAGAAGTTAAATTTTTCAAACCAGCTGGAATTCCTAAATGCGATTTAAAAAAGGTGGCGTTAACTATTGAAGAAATAGAGGCAATTAGATTAAAGGATAAAGAGAGGTTAACTCAAGCTGAAGCAGCAGAACGAATGGAGGTTTCTCGACCAACTTTTCAGAGGATATTAACTAAAGCTAGAGAAAAAATTGCCGAAGGTTTGATTGAAGGGAAAGCAATTAAATTTCAGGGAGGAGATTATAAGTTCAAACCACGTTGTAAAAAATGTGGTGGAGATATTACTCCAAATCAAAAAAGAAATGGTCATCGATCTAGGAAAGAAACTTGTCCTAAATGTGAGTAGATAAAATTTAGTTGAAGCTTCTTGACAGAAGGTTATATCTATAGTATAATTTTGTACAAAAATAGATGTTATTTACTGTCGGGCTGTGGCGCAGTTTGGTAGCGCACTATGCTGGGGGCGTAGGGGTCGCTGGTTCAAATCCAGTCAGCCCGACCACATATTTTCCTTGGGATATCAAGGGGAGTCTGTCGTAATGGCAGGCTCTTTTTTTATTTCAATTCTTTATTGTGACTTGGGGATAATATGTTATAATAAAAGTAGCATGTCATTTGGAGGGGTAAGATGATAGATAAATTAGAGAAACTAAGAGAAGAAAGATTACACAATCATACTGAAGATGTTGTTTTAGAAAAAATAGAAGAGTTATTACAAGAAGATAATTTTAAGCAGATATGTACATGTGAACAGTGTTTACTCGATATTGCATCTCATGCTTTAAATCAACTACCAGCTAAATATACTACTAGTTCTAAAGGGGAAGTTATGACTCGTTTAGATGAATTTGAAGAACAGCCTCAGGTTGACTTTGAGTTAAAAGTAATTCAGGCAATAAAAATTGTAGCTAAAAATCCAAACCATTAAAAAATACCCGGGCCAATTGGTCGGGGGGTTTATTATATAAGAAGGAATATTTGGGATTTTATTTAGCTTAGCAAGCATCTTAACTTGATCCGGTAGATGACTTTAAGATATGAATAAAAATTTTAAAATTAATTTTGACAATCATGTAATCATGTGTTAATATAATAATATATTGATTGATGAGACAGTTCAATTGATAAATTTTTTGAATTTTTTAGGAGGAGTTTGTGTAATGGAACAAGGTAATGTTAAATGGTTTGACGGAGAAAAAGGTTATGGATTTATTGAGCGTGAAACAGGAGATGACGTATTCGTTCATTTTTCTGCAATTGAAGAAGAAGGATTCAAGAGTTTAGAAGATGGTCAGGCAGTAGAATTTGAAGTAGTTGAGGGAGATCGTGGACCTCAAGCTGAATCAGTCGTCAAACTATAATTAACATAGATTACGACTAAAGCCCTCGGGATATTATCCCGAGGGCTTGTTTTTTTATAAGAAGATATTGATCTCTAGTATTATAAAGATCCTGGGCCAATTAATAATGATCTAGAATTTTTTATTTATTATAATCATTTAAAATGCTTACTGAATTATCATTAAGGACGAAAAGAATTGCTGGGGAATTTTAATGCATCAGCTAAAGGATAGCGTAAAAAAAGTATAGGTGAATTTATCCAAAAAATTAGAAAAGAGCCACTCCTTTTGATAAGGTATTGTTAACCACAACAAAACCAAAGAAAGGAGATGGCTCTTATGGACAATATTATACAACAATTTGAGGAAAATATCAGCATTGAATTAGAAAAAATATTAAAAGAGGTGCTATTAGATTCAGGAAGGGATATATCAGAAGTAATAAATTTAATCAAAAGTAATCTTGATGAGTTAGGTAGAAAGCTTTCTAAATGGGTTATAGAAATAGTAGATGAAACAATAAAGGAAAGTACTAAAAGAAAAAAGAATGGAAGATAGTAAAAAAGAAACAAAGAAAATTAATGACTAAGTTTGGGGAAGTGAAGTATAAAAGAAGATATTATCGTTCTAAAAGCAGTGATAAGTATAAATATTTAGCAGAAGAAAGATTAGGAATAAAGAAATATCAAAGGATGGATAGTTCGTTAGAAGCTGAATTAGTAGATTTAGCATCGGAAAATGCTTATAATAAGGTAGGTAAAGAGGCAGTAGACGATTTAGAAATAAGTGACCAAACAGTGATGAATAAGGTAAGAAAGCTAGGGCAAATAGAAAACAATGAATTAAATGAAGTAACAGAAAAACGGGAAGTAAACTGTTTGTATATAGAAGCAGATGAAGATCATGTAGCTTTACAAAATGGGAAGAAATCAATGCCTAGATTAGTTTATATTCATGAAGGAATAAGTGAAGTTGGAGATAAGAGAGAATTAAAGAATAAATACTATTTTTCTGGAGTATATAAAGATTCAGAAGAGCTGTGGTTAGAAGTACTGGATTATATAGATGAAAATTATAAGTTAGAGAAAGTGGAAAAGATCTTTTTACTAGGGGATGGAGCACCATGGATTAAAAGCGGCTTAAAGTGGCTTCCTAAGTCTAAATACATATTAGATAGATATCATTTAATTAAGTATTTTAGGAGAGCTAGTAGATATGGAAGAAAAGAAGTTAAAGAAAAACTGTGGAGTGGATTAGAAGAACCAGACCAAGAGTTAGTTAAAGAAGCTTTTAGTGAATTGATATCTAATGAAGAAAATGAGAAAAGAAAGAGTTTAATTAGAAAATCACGTCATTATATTTACAATAATTGGGATGGAATAGTGAATTATACCCAGGATAAAGATGCAATTGGTTGTAGTGCTGAGGGACATATAAGCCATATATTGGCAGATAGATTAAGTTCAAGACCAATGGCTTGGTCAAAGACTGGTGTTGATCAAATGTCTAGATTACAAGCATTTAAGTTTAATGGTGGAAATAAAGAAAAACTGAAAGAATTGTTTTTGAGAAAGGAAGAAAAAATAAAAAAGAAGAAACTTTAACAGAGATTGAATCTAAAACGATAAATAGTAAGTTAAAAAAGAAGTTTGCTCAATCTAAGAAGAATATACCTAGCATAAATATAGGAAGAAGAACAGGTTTAACTAGAGCTTTAAAGGCAATTGTTTGATTGGGAAAATAATTTTTAACTATTAACCTATAAAAAATTGATGCTATCCAGCTAAAGAAGTTGTTTGACAATCGTTTAATTATGTGTTAATATAATAATAGATTAATTGATGAAATAGTTCAATTGATGAATTTTCAGATTTTTTAGGAGGAGTTTGTATAATGGAACAAGGTAATGTTAAATGGTTTGACGGAGAAAAAGGTTATGGATTTATCGAACGTGAAGCAGGAGATGACGTATTCGTTCATTTTTCTGCAATTGAAGAAGAAGGATTCAAGAATTTAGAAGATGGTCAGGCAGTAGAATTTGAAGTAGTTGAGGGAGATCGTGGACCTCAAGCTGAATCAGTCGTCAAACTATAATTAATATAGAGTACGGCTAAGCCCTCGGGATGATATCCCGAGGGCTTGTTTTTTTGTAAAGTTATATTTAAAGTTACTACCCTCAGGCCAAGAGCTTGGGGGTTTTTTAGTTAAAAAAGGTAATTTATTATAAACCGAGAATTAAATTAAAAGCTTGTAAGTTTTTTATCAATAATAATAGATAAAAAGTATTATTGGGAGGGTAGTTAGAATGAATTCAATTAATTTTTCTTTCTTAAAAAATAAGTGGCCTGATCTAAATGAATTAGGTAAATTAGCAGAAAAGAATCTATATAGTGACCCTAATACAACATTATTCAAATTACGAAAGTTTGGAGAAAGAATAGTAGATTATATTTTTGAATATGAGAATATAACAGAATTAAAAGATAAGAGGCAATTTAATAAACTTAAAAGATTAGAAAAAGAAGAATTAATGGATGATAAGATATTAGAAATTTTTCATTCATTACGAAAAACAGGAAATGAAGCTGTTCATAATTCTTATGATTGTAGTGAGGATGCTAAAAGATTAATATCTTTAGCCTATGAAGCTGGAGTCTGGTTTATGCAACTTTATGATGAGTGGGATTTTGAACCAGAGGGATTTAAGTTACCAGATGAAAAAATGATGACTTTTTTAGATAGTAATAGAAAATTTATAACAACTGATCCTTTTGGAACTCAAGATAAGAAAGCAGAGAAGAAAGTTTGGAAAGCAGTTAAGAAATCATTTAGAGATAAAGAGTGTTTGGCTTATTGGAAGTATCCTATCTTTTCTAAGCGTGGAGAAGATCGCAGTGAACCTGATGTCTTACTTGTTGATAAAGATCTAGGTTTAGTTGTATTAGAAGTTAATGAAGTAACTATAGATCAAATTAGTAGTATTAATGGTGGAGATTGGAGATATATAGACTTTACTAGAGATTATGGCTCTCCAATTAAAGAAGTTGAAGATCAATTATTTGCTTTATTAGGTTATTGTAATTCAGAACGAGAATTAAGAAGGAAAGTAACAGGAAGGTCAATTGTTACTCTACCAAATATTACTCGAAAAGAGTGGGAAAATAGCAATTTACCAGAAGTAAAAGAAGTTGGCCCGATTATTTTCGGGGATCAACTAGGAGAAAA contains:
- a CDS encoding Rossmann-like domain-containing protein, which produces MINKIRTKLINLVEENNLRDKEIEITARPLSTKEAIGETTREDFPLQTGKEVLIQAKFKGCLGQAFTDTPKSFSGTIDDILNLKLNDNFNRALLIATLNSITKYLDITCDTIHCKDDEPENCGEEIATRIATEYKVDNKIGIIGFQPAIIENIVQMFDAEKVRVTDLNPDNINTIIAGVKVWDGKEKTEKLVKESDLVLATGSTVVNNSLEEIINLTENYNKKLILFGTTIAGTAALLELDRICPYSC
- a CDS encoding ArsR/SmtB family transcription factor gives rise to the protein MEELVTNLKAIADANRLKLLALLLNKDYCVKALAKELEISESAVSQHLKKLREAGLVIGIKKGYWVHYSAKDEKLVTLADKLKNLSSFVDHQDNSCCKNQ
- a CDS encoding DUF134 domain-containing protein; the encoded protein is MVRPTKKRRVEYIPEVKFFKPAGIPKCDLKKVALTIEEIEAIRLKDKERLTQAEAAERMEVSRPTFQRILTKAREKIAEGLIEGKAIKFQGGDYKFKPRCKKCGGDITPNQKRNGHRSRKETCPKCE
- a CDS encoding late competence development ComFB family protein, producing the protein MIDKLEKLREERLHNHTEDVVLEKIEELLQEDNFKQICTCEQCLLDIASHALNQLPAKYTTSSKGEVMTRLDEFEEQPQVDFELKVIQAIKIVAKNPNH
- a CDS encoding cold-shock protein; translated protein: MEQGNVKWFDGEKGYGFIERETGDDVFVHFSAIEEEGFKSLEDGQAVEFEVVEGDRGPQAESVVKL
- a CDS encoding ISLre2 family transposase, giving the protein MKYKRRYYRSKSSDKYKYLAEERLGIKKYQRMDSSLEAELVDLASENAYNKVGKEAVDDLEISDQTVMNKVRKLGQIENNELNEVTEKREVNCLYIEADEDHVALQNGKKSMPRLVYIHEGISEVGDKRELKNKYYFSGVYKDSEELWLEVLDYIDENYKLEKVEKIFLLGDGAPWIKSGLKWLPKSKYILDRYHLIKYFRRASRYGRKEVKEKLWSGLEEPDQELVKEAFSELISNEENEKRKSLIRKSRHYIYNNWDGIVNYTQDKDAIGCSAEGHISHILADRLSSRPMAWSKTGVDQMSRLQAFKFNGGNKEKLKELFLRKEEKIKKKKL
- a CDS encoding cold-shock protein, whose product is MEQGNVKWFDGEKGYGFIEREAGDDVFVHFSAIEEEGFKNLEDGQAVEFEVVEGDRGPQAESVVKL